The following coding sequences are from one Nicotiana tomentosiformis chromosome 3, ASM39032v3, whole genome shotgun sequence window:
- the LOC138907585 gene encoding uncharacterized protein — translation MAPFEALYGWQCRSPISWFEPGKARLYGTDLVTDALDKVKFIQERHCTAHSRQKSYTDQKVHYLSFMVEEKFFLKVLPIRDIMMFRIKGKLSPRFIGPFEVLERVGEVAYKLVLPSQSIRSSSYFPRVYAPEVPCRQVTCVRLHHSSAR, via the coding sequence atggctccatttgaggctttatatggttggcaATGTCGTTCCCCCAttagttggtttgagccaggtaaggctaggttatatggcacaGATTTGGTAacagatgccttggataaggtaaagtttATTCAGGAGAGACATTGCACAGCTCActcaagacagaagagttacacggatcagaaagtgcattatttatcatttatggtagagGAGAAGTTTTTCTTGAAAGTCTTGCCAATCAGGGATATCATGATGTTCAGAATAAAGGGCAAGCTGAgtccgaggttcattggtccatttgaggtgttggagcgagttggggaggttgcttacaagCTTGTTTTGCcttcccagtctatcaggagttcatcctattttccacgtgtctatgctccggaagtaccaTGCCGCcaggtcacatgtgttagattacatcacagttcagctagatga